One genomic region from Conexibacter woesei DSM 14684 encodes:
- the sufC gene encoding Fe-S cluster assembly ATPase SufC, protein MAELEIRNLHVRVGEKEILKGLDLSIGKGEIHALMGPNGSGKSTLANVVMGHPNLDVTDGQIIFKGEDITEADTDERARAGLFMAFQYPVAVPGVTVTKYLRTVINAHRESRGEEPISLKDFRTTVEAAMKLTEVPRQFSSRYLNEGFSGGEKKRMEILQLALQRPELAILDETDSGLDIDALRVVSNGVNAVAGDHMGVLIITHYQRILHLVQPSHVHVMYEGRIVKEGGPELVTVLEEKGYGWIRDEVEAAAAAS, encoded by the coding sequence ATGGCCGAGCTCGAAATCCGCAACCTCCACGTCCGCGTCGGCGAGAAGGAGATCCTCAAGGGTCTCGACCTCTCGATCGGCAAGGGCGAGATCCACGCCCTGATGGGCCCGAACGGGTCCGGCAAGTCGACGCTGGCGAACGTCGTGATGGGTCACCCGAACCTCGACGTGACCGATGGCCAGATCATCTTCAAGGGCGAGGACATCACGGAGGCGGACACGGACGAGCGTGCGCGCGCCGGGCTGTTCATGGCGTTCCAGTACCCAGTCGCGGTGCCGGGCGTGACCGTCACGAAGTACCTCCGCACGGTGATCAACGCGCACCGCGAGTCGCGCGGCGAGGAGCCGATCTCGCTGAAGGACTTCCGCACGACGGTCGAGGCGGCGATGAAGCTGACCGAGGTGCCGAGACAGTTCTCCAGCCGGTATCTGAACGAGGGCTTCTCCGGCGGTGAGAAGAAGCGCATGGAGATCCTCCAGCTCGCGCTCCAGAGACCCGAGCTGGCGATCCTCGACGAGACCGACTCCGGTCTCGACATCGACGCCCTGCGCGTCGTCTCCAACGGCGTGAACGCCGTCGCGGGCGACCACATGGGCGTGCTGATCATCACCCACTACCAGCGCATCCTCCACCTCGTGCAGCCCAGCCACGTGCACGTGATGTACGAGGGCCGGATCGTCAAGGAGGGCGGCCCCGAGCTCGTCACCGTGCTCGAGGAGAAGGGCTACGGCTGGATCAGAGACGAGGTCGAGGCCGCCGCCGCGGCCTCGTGA
- a CDS encoding RrF2 family transcriptional regulator — translation MIFSSKAEYGVRLMVELGRQGAEQPISLKAIAAAEQLPLAYLEQVVARLKKAELVRSARGAHGGYWLARPAEEITMDEVVLALEGAIAPMECFVNEHTERVLCSHVDHGDADQHCATKLLWMRVQGGVIRSLQTTTLAELVEFSRGESSRRVAVEAS, via the coding sequence ATGATCTTCTCTTCCAAGGCGGAGTACGGTGTGCGCCTGATGGTCGAGCTGGGCCGCCAGGGGGCGGAGCAGCCGATCAGCTTGAAGGCGATCGCCGCCGCCGAGCAGCTGCCGCTCGCGTACCTGGAGCAGGTCGTGGCGCGGCTGAAGAAGGCGGAGCTCGTCAGAAGCGCGCGCGGCGCGCACGGCGGCTATTGGCTCGCGCGCCCCGCTGAGGAGATCACGATGGACGAGGTCGTGCTCGCGCTCGAGGGCGCGATCGCGCCGATGGAGTGCTTCGTCAACGAGCACACCGAACGCGTGCTGTGCTCGCACGTCGACCACGGCGACGCGGATCAGCACTGCGCCACGAAGCTGCTGTGGATGCGCGTCCAGGGCGGCGTCATCCGCTCGCTGCAGACCACCACGCTCGCCGAGCTGGTGGAGTTCTCGCGCGGCGAGAGCAGCAGACGCGTCGCCGTCGAAGCCTCCTGA
- a CDS encoding ribonuclease D gives MPHASVPTLSGDDEIARVAELARAAGRLGIDTEFMSEGRYRALLCLVQVAVDDADAPNGVRIALFDPFDKLDFAPLAAVLADPEIEIVLHAARQDVAIMRRAWRTDVREVFDTQVAAGFAGYGAQTGYGNLLGAALGQRVGKTASYTRWDARPLTEEQLSYAAEDVLHLLQLSDALHDKLSAHGRLQWAQEECRRMDEATDERDPETAYERLPRSGQLDPRARAVAREVAAWRERTAQQEDKPVGTILPDPALVEIAKRKPSSPRELEQIRGLHGGHLRRRGQAIVEAVERGRAAEPIAREARRPGGEQGDAPLIALVEAVIRTRAIEAELAYELVASRADLEQIVIAARRGDPQPSVRALSGWRRELVGEEIAELLAGRRAVTISHGKLDVTPSV, from the coding sequence GTGCCACACGCATCTGTTCCCACGCTCTCCGGCGACGACGAGATCGCCCGCGTCGCCGAGCTGGCGAGAGCGGCCGGCCGCCTCGGCATCGACACCGAGTTCATGTCGGAGGGCCGCTACCGCGCGCTGCTCTGCCTCGTCCAGGTCGCCGTCGACGACGCCGACGCGCCGAACGGCGTCCGCATCGCGCTGTTCGACCCGTTCGACAAGCTCGACTTCGCGCCGCTCGCCGCGGTCCTCGCCGATCCTGAGATCGAGATCGTCCTGCACGCCGCGCGACAGGACGTCGCGATCATGCGCCGCGCCTGGAGAACGGACGTGCGCGAGGTCTTCGACACGCAGGTCGCGGCCGGCTTCGCCGGCTACGGCGCGCAGACCGGCTACGGCAACCTGCTCGGCGCCGCGCTCGGCCAGCGCGTCGGCAAGACCGCCAGCTACACGCGCTGGGACGCGCGCCCGCTGACCGAGGAGCAGCTCTCCTACGCCGCCGAGGACGTGCTCCACCTGCTGCAGCTGAGCGACGCGCTGCACGACAAGCTGAGCGCGCACGGCCGTCTCCAGTGGGCTCAGGAGGAGTGCCGCCGGATGGACGAGGCGACCGACGAGCGCGACCCCGAGACGGCGTACGAGCGCCTCCCCCGCTCCGGCCAGCTCGACCCCAGAGCCCGCGCCGTCGCGCGCGAGGTGGCGGCGTGGCGCGAGCGGACGGCGCAGCAGGAGGACAAGCCGGTCGGGACGATCCTGCCCGACCCGGCGCTCGTCGAGATCGCCAAGCGCAAGCCGTCGAGCCCGCGCGAGCTGGAGCAGATCCGCGGTCTGCACGGCGGCCACCTGCGCCGCCGCGGCCAGGCGATCGTCGAGGCGGTCGAGCGCGGGCGTGCGGCCGAGCCGATCGCGCGCGAAGCGCGCCGGCCTGGCGGCGAGCAGGGCGACGCACCGCTGATCGCGCTGGTCGAGGCGGTCATCCGGACGCGCGCGATCGAGGCGGAGCTGGCGTACGAGCTGGTCGCCTCGCGCGCCGATCTGGAGCAGATCGTGATCGCGGCGCGGCGCGGCGACCCGCAGCCGAGCGTGCGCGCGCTGAGCGGCTGGCGGCGCGAGCTGGTCGGGGAGGAGATCGCGGAGCTGCTCGCCGGCCGGCGAGCGGTGACGATCTCCCACGGCAAGCTCGACGTGACGCCCTCCGTCTGA
- a CDS encoding polysaccharide deacetylase family protein, with product MLSRILQLAVLAVVTLAFSPLVASAQAPGGGRGGGGGAAPGGGEAPTQPETTAPTPLRLDAASLKQAGDGLELSFSTTERWSPASLRNGRRSLCLRLVFETTSVNSRDVCVRRRGATTTLTLARVLRSGGHGPLHALDARVRKPSPRSLTARLSLAKIGIAAGSSVRWRVISSTDGCDLAGGGNCFQARPQDGAVLSLATPQPIGCIPAGPAYVTNGSRARKQVALTFDDGPSALTPNFLDVLRSKGVKGTFFMIGQQVAPNASLVRRMLAEGHELADHTWSHPNVSAGGSFASGQITSTAGAIQAASGFRPCSFRAPGGAVSPALTGLARGLGFTTVQWDVDPLDWKTPGSDAIYSRIVGRTRNGSIVLMHDGGGPRSQTLAALPRIIDTLRARGYRFVTVADMLGATFTYR from the coding sequence ATGCTCAGCCGGATCCTCCAGCTCGCGGTCCTTGCCGTGGTGACGCTCGCTTTCTCGCCACTCGTCGCGTCGGCCCAGGCGCCGGGCGGAGGCCGCGGCGGAGGCGGAGGCGCCGCGCCCGGCGGAGGCGAAGCGCCGACGCAGCCCGAGACGACCGCGCCGACGCCGCTGAGGCTCGACGCGGCGTCGCTGAAGCAGGCCGGCGACGGTCTGGAGCTGAGCTTCTCGACGACCGAGCGCTGGTCGCCGGCGTCGCTGCGCAACGGCAGACGGTCGCTGTGCCTGCGGCTCGTCTTCGAGACGACGTCGGTCAACTCGCGTGACGTCTGCGTGCGACGCAGAGGCGCGACGACGACGCTGACGCTGGCGCGCGTGCTGCGCTCCGGCGGCCACGGCCCGCTGCACGCGCTCGACGCGCGCGTGCGCAAGCCCAGTCCGCGCTCGCTGACCGCGCGCCTCTCGCTCGCCAAGATCGGGATCGCGGCCGGCTCCTCCGTCCGCTGGCGCGTGATCTCGTCGACCGACGGCTGCGACCTCGCCGGCGGCGGCAACTGCTTCCAGGCGCGCCCGCAGGACGGCGCCGTACTGTCGCTGGCCACGCCCCAGCCGATCGGCTGCATCCCGGCCGGCCCTGCCTACGTCACGAACGGCTCGCGCGCGAGGAAGCAGGTCGCGCTGACGTTCGACGACGGCCCGTCGGCGCTGACGCCGAACTTCCTCGACGTGCTCAGAAGCAAGGGCGTGAAGGGCACTTTCTTCATGATCGGCCAGCAGGTCGCGCCGAACGCGAGCCTCGTGCGACGGATGCTCGCCGAGGGCCACGAGCTGGCCGACCACACGTGGAGCCACCCGAACGTCTCGGCCGGCGGCTCGTTCGCCTCCGGCCAGATCACGTCCACCGCGGGCGCGATCCAGGCCGCCAGCGGCTTCCGGCCCTGCTCCTTCCGCGCGCCCGGCGGCGCGGTCAGCCCGGCGCTGACCGGCCTCGCGCGCGGGCTCGGCTTCACGACCGTGCAGTGGGACGTCGACCCGCTCGACTGGAAGACGCCCGGCAGCGACGCGATCTACTCGCGGATCGTCGGCCGCACGCGCAACGGCTCGATCGTGCTGATGCACGACGGCGGCGGACCCCGCTCGCAGACGCTCGCCGCGCTGCCGCGGATCATCGACACGTTGAGAGCGCGCGGCTACCGCTTCGTGACGGTCGCTGACATGCTCGGCGCCACGTTCACGTATCGCTAG
- a CDS encoding winged helix-turn-helix transcriptional regulator codes for MPRREFGEKPRRQWAPDARALNVVGDRWLMVIVRDLAAGPLRLDELRRWLPGVSAGALEARLAKMADEDLLVRRRFRSLPPRVDLELTERGRSLLPVIGEIARWELRTHWSRPREDEWVDVAACFRLAPFLSEPGAVHDGELALTIRDGEHEEHYAFVRSRGRAKVEHREAPGAATRMSGTQDDWVHALSPDGGANGLRIEGEPAAATAFLGLFATS; via the coding sequence ATGCCGCGAAGGGAGTTCGGGGAGAAGCCACGACGCCAGTGGGCGCCAGACGCGCGTGCGCTGAACGTCGTCGGCGACCGCTGGCTGATGGTCATCGTGCGCGACCTCGCGGCTGGCCCGCTGCGACTCGACGAGCTGCGTCGCTGGCTGCCCGGCGTCTCAGCCGGCGCGCTCGAGGCGCGCCTGGCCAAGATGGCCGACGAGGACCTTCTCGTACGGCGCCGCTTCCGCTCGCTGCCGCCGCGCGTCGACCTCGAGCTGACCGAGCGTGGGCGCTCGCTGCTGCCGGTGATCGGCGAGATCGCGCGATGGGAGCTGCGGACCCACTGGTCGCGCCCGCGCGAGGACGAATGGGTCGACGTCGCCGCCTGCTTCCGGCTCGCGCCGTTCCTCAGCGAGCCCGGCGCCGTGCACGACGGCGAGCTGGCGCTGACGATCCGTGACGGCGAGCACGAGGAGCACTACGCGTTCGTGCGCTCGCGCGGACGCGCGAAGGTCGAGCACCGCGAGGCGCCCGGCGCCGCGACGCGGATGAGCGGGACGCAGGACGACTGGGTCCACGCGCTCAGCCCCGACGGCGGCGCCAACGGTCTGCGGATCGAAGGCGAGCCCGCCGCCGCGACCGCGTTCCTGGGGCTGTTCGCGACGAGCTGA
- a CDS encoding IclR family transcriptional regulator, producing the protein MQSVARGFDLLEAVASADEIGLVELAHRTGLQPSTTHRLLATLIACGYVVQNPQTSRYRLSHKVVELAGGQEHRMQRLRTAVRPHLLMIRDATDETTNLCVLDRFTIVYVDQAESSRTVRMFTERGRRAPAHACAAGKAMLAFQSSDVLADLRDRAPFPSLTPHTITDAGELEVELRRAHSRGYAIDREEYEDGVLCIAAPVFGSNGEVLAAASVSGPAARMLRQDLSELGELVRGRMLDVSRELGYEPTTDTGTPAGGAGASPATASA; encoded by the coding sequence GTGCAGTCCGTCGCGCGTGGCTTCGACCTTCTCGAAGCCGTCGCCTCCGCTGACGAGATCGGGCTCGTGGAGCTGGCGCACCGCACGGGCCTGCAGCCGAGCACCACGCATCGGCTGCTCGCGACGCTGATCGCGTGCGGCTACGTGGTCCAGAACCCGCAGACGAGCCGCTATCGCCTCAGTCACAAGGTCGTCGAGCTGGCCGGCGGGCAGGAGCACCGCATGCAGCGGCTGCGCACGGCCGTCCGCCCGCACCTGCTGATGATCCGCGACGCGACCGACGAAACGACCAACCTCTGCGTGCTCGACCGCTTCACGATCGTCTACGTCGACCAGGCCGAGAGCAGCCGCACCGTCCGGATGTTCACCGAGCGCGGCCGGCGCGCGCCCGCGCACGCGTGCGCGGCCGGGAAGGCGATGCTGGCGTTCCAGTCCTCCGACGTGCTCGCGGACTTGCGCGACCGCGCGCCGTTCCCGTCGCTGACGCCGCACACGATCACCGACGCGGGCGAGCTCGAGGTCGAGCTGCGCCGTGCGCACTCGCGCGGCTACGCGATCGACCGCGAGGAGTACGAGGACGGCGTCCTCTGCATCGCGGCGCCCGTCTTCGGCTCCAACGGCGAGGTGCTCGCCGCCGCGAGCGTCTCGGGGCCGGCCGCGCGGATGCTGCGGCAGGATCTCTCAGAGCTGGGAGAGCTTGTGCGCGGCCGCATGCTGGACGTCTCGCGCGAGCTCGGCTACGAGCCGACGACGGACACCGGCACCCCGGCCGGCGGCGCGGGCGCCTCGCCCGCCACGGCCTCCGCGTAG
- a CDS encoding aminotransferase family protein, protein MTSSDRSGAAVADTRLWHPFSDMSAVRRGEFVLTRGEGIWVYDDQGRRYLDGTASLWYANVGHGRKEIAAAVQEQMGKLEAYSAFGDFTTEPAQALAARIAGLAPVADARVFFTTGGGEALDSAAKIARRYWSAKGHPERVHLIGRTGGYHGTNGYGTSIGGIEANRAGFGPLMSQVSSVQWDSLTALEQEILAVGPQKVAAVFAEPVIGAGGVLPPPEGYLEGVQAICEEHGILFVADEVICAFGRLGHWFGSERFGLAPDMITFAKGVTSGYLPLGGVVASGRVAEPFWDEAGNMLRHGATYSAHATCCVAGSANLDLLAQDDVVSRALELESVLLDALKPLAEQSIVHEVRGGVGLLAAVEFTPEALAAGAPGKVFERARERGVIVRALGQGVAVSPPLTIERDEIAFLATAIGEAIEEVGQTSVNAPATKV, encoded by the coding sequence ATGACCTCTTCCGATCGCTCGGGTGCCGCGGTCGCGGACACGCGGCTCTGGCATCCCTTCTCCGACATGTCCGCGGTGCGCCGCGGCGAGTTCGTCCTCACGCGCGGCGAGGGCATCTGGGTCTACGACGACCAGGGCCGCCGCTACCTCGACGGGACCGCAAGCCTCTGGTACGCCAACGTCGGCCACGGCCGCAAGGAGATCGCGGCGGCGGTGCAGGAGCAGATGGGCAAGCTGGAGGCGTACTCGGCGTTCGGCGACTTCACGACCGAGCCCGCGCAGGCGCTGGCCGCGCGGATCGCCGGGCTCGCGCCCGTCGCCGACGCGCGCGTCTTCTTCACGACTGGCGGCGGCGAGGCGCTCGACTCCGCCGCGAAGATCGCGCGGCGCTACTGGTCGGCGAAGGGCCACCCCGAGCGCGTGCACCTGATCGGCCGCACCGGCGGCTACCACGGCACCAACGGCTACGGCACGAGCATCGGCGGGATCGAGGCCAACCGCGCCGGCTTCGGACCGCTGATGAGCCAGGTCTCCTCGGTCCAGTGGGACTCGCTCACGGCGCTGGAGCAGGAGATCCTCGCGGTCGGACCGCAGAAGGTCGCGGCCGTCTTCGCCGAGCCGGTGATCGGCGCCGGCGGCGTGCTGCCGCCGCCGGAGGGCTACCTCGAGGGCGTGCAGGCGATCTGCGAGGAGCACGGCATCCTCTTCGTCGCCGACGAGGTGATCTGCGCGTTTGGCCGGCTCGGCCACTGGTTCGGCTCCGAGCGCTTCGGCCTCGCGCCGGACATGATCACGTTCGCGAAGGGCGTCACCAGCGGCTACCTGCCGCTCGGCGGCGTCGTCGCGTCGGGCCGCGTCGCGGAGCCGTTCTGGGACGAGGCCGGCAACATGCTGCGCCACGGCGCGACGTACTCGGCGCACGCGACCTGCTGCGTCGCGGGCAGCGCGAACCTCGACCTGCTGGCGCAGGACGACGTCGTGAGCCGTGCGCTGGAGCTGGAGTCCGTCCTGCTGGACGCGCTCAAGCCGCTGGCCGAGCAGTCGATCGTGCACGAGGTGCGCGGCGGTGTCGGTCTGCTGGCGGCGGTCGAGTTCACGCCCGAGGCGCTGGCCGCGGGCGCGCCGGGCAAGGTCTTCGAGCGGGCCCGCGAGCGCGGCGTCATCGTGCGCGCGCTCGGCCAGGGCGTGGCGGTCTCTCCGCCGCTCACGATCGAGCGCGACGAGATCGCGTTCCTCGCGACCGCGATCGGCGAGGCGATCGAGGAGGTCGGTCAGACGAGCGTGAACGCGCCAGCGACCAAGGTTTAG
- a CDS encoding glutathione S-transferase family protein, which translates to MTASPSAAQFPRESDSSGAFVRQQSRFREWVTADGSSGYPAAPGRYHLYVSLACPWASRTLIWRQLKGLRDVIGVTVVDPVRDEEGWRFTEEEPDPVNGFRYLSEAYTRSDPEFDGRVTVPVLWDKETGRIVNNESAEIVRMLNSAWDEWGDKTVDLYPEALRDEIDAINERVYETVNNGVYRAGFATTQRAYERAFDALFATLDWLDERLSTRRFLLGEQITEADWRLFVTLVRFDAVYVGHFKCNLRRIDDYAHLSGYLRNLYQQPGIAATVDFDHIKRHYYMTHPQLNPTRIVPKGPELDLDRPHGRDRIR; encoded by the coding sequence ATGACCGCATCGCCGAGCGCAGCGCAGTTCCCGAGAGAGTCCGACAGCAGCGGAGCATTCGTCCGGCAGCAGAGCCGCTTCCGCGAGTGGGTCACCGCCGACGGCTCCAGCGGGTACCCCGCCGCGCCGGGCCGCTACCACCTGTACGTCTCGCTCGCCTGCCCGTGGGCGTCACGGACGTTGATCTGGCGGCAGCTGAAGGGGCTGCGGGACGTCATCGGCGTGACGGTCGTCGACCCGGTGCGCGACGAGGAGGGCTGGCGCTTCACCGAGGAGGAGCCCGACCCGGTCAACGGCTTCCGCTACCTGTCGGAGGCGTACACCCGCAGCGATCCGGAGTTCGACGGCCGCGTGACGGTGCCCGTCCTGTGGGACAAGGAGACCGGCCGGATCGTCAACAACGAGAGCGCCGAGATCGTGCGGATGCTCAACTCGGCGTGGGACGAGTGGGGCGACAAGACGGTCGACCTCTACCCCGAGGCGTTGCGCGACGAGATCGACGCGATCAACGAGCGCGTCTACGAGACGGTCAACAACGGCGTCTACCGCGCCGGCTTCGCGACGACGCAGCGGGCGTACGAGCGCGCGTTCGACGCGCTGTTCGCGACGCTCGACTGGCTCGACGAGCGGCTGTCGACCCGTCGCTTCCTGCTCGGCGAGCAGATCACCGAGGCCGACTGGCGCCTGTTCGTGACGCTCGTCCGCTTCGACGCGGTCTACGTCGGCCACTTCAAGTGCAACCTGCGGCGGATCGACGACTACGCGCACCTCTCCGGCTACCTGCGCAACCTCTACCAGCAGCCCGGGATCGCGGCGACGGTCGACTTCGACCACATCAAGCGCCACTACTACATGACGCACCCCCAGCTCAACCCGACGCGGATCGTGCCGAAGGGCCCCGAGCTCGACCTCGACCGCCCGCACGGGCGCGACCGGATCCGCTGA
- a CDS encoding oxygenase MpaB family protein, which produces MEPARATERAGDDIRPAPLGPDSLTWELFGDLRALLMVGRAGILQNMHPAIAAGVEQHSDYDSNPWNRLLRSIEPILGVVYDGAQAPATGATVRDFHREIKGRDAHGARYHALQPDVYYWAHATFFESQIVIRELFGVPLTAGEQERLYDESIAWYAQYGLTMRPVPPDYASFRRYWDRTLADVLAQSEPVRWSLDPARRRDIPRPYEWIPRPLWRALRPLVMGGSMWVAAGTLPPLARERLGLAWTARDERRLRLLARVVRASFRLVPHDLRYMPRARRAWRRERRAGVAG; this is translated from the coding sequence GTGGAGCCAGCAAGGGCGACCGAGCGGGCCGGTGACGACATCCGTCCCGCCCCACTTGGCCCGGACTCGCTGACGTGGGAGCTGTTCGGCGACCTGCGCGCGCTGCTGATGGTCGGTCGCGCCGGCATCCTCCAGAACATGCACCCGGCGATCGCGGCCGGCGTCGAGCAGCACTCCGACTACGACTCGAACCCTTGGAACCGCCTGTTGCGCTCGATCGAGCCGATCCTCGGCGTCGTCTACGACGGCGCGCAGGCGCCCGCGACCGGCGCGACCGTGCGCGACTTCCACCGCGAGATCAAGGGCCGCGACGCCCATGGTGCCCGCTACCACGCGCTCCAGCCCGACGTCTACTACTGGGCGCACGCGACCTTCTTCGAGTCGCAGATCGTCATCCGCGAGCTGTTCGGCGTACCGCTGACCGCCGGCGAGCAGGAGCGGCTCTACGACGAGTCGATCGCCTGGTACGCCCAGTACGGCCTGACGATGCGCCCGGTCCCGCCCGACTATGCGTCGTTCCGCCGCTACTGGGACCGGACGCTCGCGGACGTGCTGGCGCAGAGCGAGCCGGTGCGCTGGTCGCTGGACCCTGCGCGGCGGCGCGACATCCCGCGGCCGTACGAGTGGATCCCGCGGCCGCTGTGGCGGGCGCTGCGCCCGCTTGTGATGGGCGGCTCGATGTGGGTCGCGGCGGGCACGCTCCCGCCTCTGGCCCGCGAGCGGCTCGGGCTCGCGTGGACCGCGCGCGACGAGCGACGGCTGCGTCTGCTCGCACGCGTCGTGAGAGCGTCCTTCCGCCTCGTCCCGCACGACCTGCGCTACATGCCGCGGGCACGGCGCGCATGGCGGCGGGAACGGCGCGCGGGCGTGGCCGGCTAG
- a CDS encoding TetR/AcrR family transcriptional regulator, with translation MAADTERTWGGRTLEDRRATRRAQLLDAGYELLGTRGASSVTVRGVCRAAQLTERYFYESFADRDALIVAVHARAADEAREALAAAVTAVPADPLTRATAAVEAFVDLLQDDPRRGRVLLTEAFADEALTRSGIDLMPSFAALLVEQIHAAFGDDGPDEVDAQLTSVALVGALAHLFVGWLDGTLPVTRERLVAHVVGLILGAAPVSSRTA, from the coding sequence GTGGCCGCAGACACAGAGCGGACGTGGGGAGGCCGGACGCTGGAGGACCGGCGCGCGACGCGGCGCGCGCAGCTGCTCGACGCCGGCTACGAGCTGCTCGGCACGCGCGGCGCGTCGAGCGTCACGGTCCGCGGCGTCTGTCGCGCGGCACAGCTGACCGAGCGCTACTTCTATGAGAGCTTCGCCGACCGCGACGCGCTGATCGTCGCCGTCCACGCGCGCGCCGCGGACGAAGCGCGCGAGGCACTGGCAGCGGCGGTGACGGCGGTGCCGGCCGACCCGCTCACGCGCGCGACCGCCGCGGTCGAGGCGTTCGTCGACCTGCTGCAGGACGACCCGCGCCGCGGCCGCGTGCTGCTGACCGAGGCGTTCGCCGACGAGGCGCTGACGAGAAGCGGCATCGACCTGATGCCGAGCTTCGCCGCGCTGCTGGTCGAGCAGATCCACGCCGCGTTCGGCGACGACGGGCCCGACGAGGTCGACGCGCAGCTGACCTCGGTCGCGCTCGTCGGCGCGCTCGCCCACCTCTTCGTCGGCTGGCTCGACGGGACGCTGCCCGTCACGCGCGAGCGGCTCGTCGCACACGTCGTCGGCTTGATCCTCGGCGCGGCGCCGGTCAGCTCGCGCACCGCCTGA